A region of Leishmania panamensis strain MHOM/PA/94/PSC-1 chromosome 33 sequence DNA encodes the following proteins:
- a CDS encoding hypothetical protein (TriTrypDB/GeneDB-style sysID: LpmP.33.1440), with product MQSTTASWETMSDSTARARVLRLRQSAAPLQDVYGAFSPWQHLSTSLPGLDSLLSVAGVCEGVSGSDDRSGVESTIGGLPVGGLHELYGPPLSGKSWLLRRVGAAYVRRMTAYRQWYHDELERVSKRAVEATLFTRKTDNEAHAAKDDEDVDSEAEDAHICANSASPSPITAMEEWDLYVCLVRGAGADSKTHSLTASPPSPSLLSPDVRSWLKELVAPFDSSSTLDRQVESIVTGPVHGYSSSHQQQHRDYAEQHIHFRVVHSPNELLAFLECLGGGAASVPSTSRVFTNTTYSAAPPVPRVALQQQLLPSQLARSSLTTAMRGQKQHRSPGTTMPSSPSFPLTCGSLPQCTWRLQRQRLLLLDGLDALWLHPSLGNHSATHTGQWFAEELHRQLRTVLLPRLGYAASDSTLLTAPSSTAAAAPMSPHPQHVLYSTVVFTNGCHGSSRGFLTAQQLEARLAGPAGGVEGWAATLPRPSGNAAWCRAVDTRCLIEPAHLGLVSILTPSFSYVRPAMAPHESSAVYQNGRRITGTFRQSTANYLESLVTVVKGGSRVAATWVLRNAADGEQEA from the coding sequence ATGCAGAGCACAACCGCCTCGTGGGAAACTATGTCTGACTCAACGGCGCGGGCACGAGTACTACGCCTGCGGCAgtctgcggcgccgctgcaagATGTCTACGGTGCATTTTCCCCGTGGCAGcacctctccacctctcttcctggGCTCGATTCTCTCCTCAGTGTGGccggtgtgtgtgaaggtgtgtctggcagcgacgacaggAGCGGCGTCGAGTCGACTATTGGTGGCCTCCCTGTCGGTGGTCTTCACGAGCTCTACGGGCCACCCCTATCCGGCAAGTCATGGCTGCTTCGGCGTGTCGGTGCGGCCTATGTGCGGCGCATGACGGCGTACCGGCAGTGGTACCATGACGAGTTGGAGCGGGTGTCGAAGAGGGCAGTGGAGGCGACGTTGTTCACGCGTAAGACGGATAATGAGGCACATGCAGCGAAGGATGATGAGGACGTGGATAGTGAGGCGGAGGACGCCCACATCTGTGCAAACTCAGCTAGTCCCTCACCCATTACTGCGATGGAGGAATGGGACCTGTATGTGTGCCTGGTGCGCGGTGCCGGTGCAGACAGCAAGACACACAGTCTCACAGCATCCCCGCCGTCGCCCTCACTGCTGTCACCCGATGTGCGGAGTTGGCTGAAGGAACTAGTTGCACCCTTTGATTCCTCTTCAACCCTAGATAGGCAAGTGGAATCCATTGTTACCGGTCCGGTGCACGGGTATTCATCctcgcaccagcagcagcacagagacTATGCCGAGCAGCACATTCACTTTCGTGTGGTTCACTCCCCCAATGAGCTTCTGGCCTTCCTCGAGTgcctcggtggtggtgcagcatcAGTGCCATCCACCAGCAGAGTCTTCACAAATACAACCTactctgccgctcctcctgTGCCTCGtgtagcgctgcagcagcaactcttGCCATCGCAGTTGGCTCGCAGTTCTTTGACCACAGCAATGCGAGggcagaagcagcaccgctctCCAGGCACTACGATGCCTTCTTCCCCATCCTTTCCCCTCACTTGTGGCAGCCTTCCACAGTGCACctggcggctgcagcggcagcgcctgctcctcctcgacggccTCGATGCCCTCTGGCTGCACCCCAGCCTGGGCAAccacagcgccacgcacacaggccaGTGGTTTGCCGAGGAACTGCACCGGCAGTTGCGGACAGTGCTGTTGCCGCGACTTGGCTACGCTGCCTCAGATAGCACCCTTCTGACGGCACCATCttccaccgcagctgctgctccgatGTCTCCACACCCCCAGCACGTGCTGTACTCCACCGTGGTTTTCACAAACGGTTGTCATGGCAGCAGTCGTGGTTTTCTGACGGCGCAGCAACTGGAGGCTCGTTTGGCTGGGCCAGCAGGAGGAGTGGAGGGCtgggcagcgacgctgccacgGCCCTCGGGGAATGCGGCGTGGTGTAGGGCAGTCGACACGCGATGTTTGATCGAGCCGGCCCACCTGGGGTTGGTGTCCATCCTAACACCCAGCTTTTCCTATGTGCGGCCAGCAATGGCGCCACACGAGTCAAGTGCCGTGTATCAAAATGGCCGTCGCATCACCGGGACCTTTCGTCAGTCTACCGCAAATTATCTAGAGTCTCTTGTGACGGTGGTGAAAGGAGGCTCGCGTGTAGCAGCTACGTGGGTACTGCGTAACGCTGCAGACGGCGAGCAAGAAGCTTGA
- the MPK11 gene encoding mitogen activated protein kinase, putative (TriTrypDB/GeneDB-style sysID: LpmP.33.1460) has product MPATKSLAELQAEVCRLDDRYRLERIIGAGSYGIVIRARDIKSDNCLVAIKRVNKEIFDEVVLAKRILREIKLLAHFNDDNIIGLRNILTPEDPENFEHFYIVMDIMETDLKQVLRSGQELTEAHIQFFIYQVLRALHIIHSAGVIHRDITPANILVNTNCDLKICDFGLAKEENDQGEYMTDYVTMRWYRAPELVMEGKDYSVQIDVWGIGCILGELLGSRPLFQGKDRVNQLDKIVDLIGTPSDEDISSVGSAAAQKYLKKKGYRPRPDWRQRYPNASVEALDLLRRMLVFNPKQRITVLQAMRHPFLDQLHDDADDSITYTPFHFDEQKQKTVLDVKRAIYEESVKFHKAHQSSMQTTSMNNTFNSISMPAPSVATEGEGRSAQQTIEKDIPESTTDGNFDRDQA; this is encoded by the coding sequence ATGCCGGCTACCAAGTCACTCGCAGAGCTACAGGCGGAGGTCTGCCGGCTGGACGACCGCTACCGTCTGGAGCGCATCATTGGTGCCGGCTCCTATGGTATTGTGATCCGCGCGCGTGACATCAAAAGCGACAACTGCCTTGTCGCCATTAAGCGCGTCAACAAGGAGATCTTTGATGAGGTTGTTTTGGCGAAGCGCATTCTGCGCGAGATCAAGCTATTGGCGCACTTTAATGACGACAACATAATTGGCCTGCGCAACATCCTCACCCCTGAGGACCCAGAGAACTTTGAGCACTTCTACATCGTAATGGACATTATGGAAACCGACCTgaagcaggtgctgcgcagtggCCAGGAGCTGACGGAGGCTCACATTCAGTTCTTCATCTATCAGGTCCTGCGCGCGCTACACATCATTCACAGCGCCGGTGTCATCCACCGTGATATTACGCCGGCAAACATTTTGGTCAACACGAACTGCGATTTGAAGATTTGTGACTTTGGCctggcgaaggaggaaaaCGATCAAGGCGAGTACATGACGGACTACGTGACGATGCGCTGGTATCGTGCGCCGGAGTTGGTGATGGAGGGCAAGGACTACTCAGTGCAGATTGATGTGTGGGGTATCGGCTGCATCCTTGGCGAGCTACTCGGCTCTCGTCCGCTCTTCCAGGGGAAAGACCGCGTGAACCAGTTGGACAAGATAGTCGATCTGATCGGTACGCCATCCGACGAGGACATCAGCTCCGTAggctcggctgctgcgcagaagTACCTCAAGAAGAAGGGGTACCGTCCGCGGCCTGACTGGCGCCAGCGCTACCCAAATGCATCTGTCGAGGCGCTCgatctgctgcgccgcatgctGGTCTTCAACCCGAAGCAGCGAATCACGGTGCTGCAAGCGATGCGTCACCCGTTCTTGGATCAGCTgcacgacgacgctgacgaTAGCATCACCTACACCCCCTTCCACTTTGACGAGCAGAAGCAGAAGACAGTACTGGATGTGAAGCGCGCCATCTACGAGGAGAGCGTCAAGTTTCACAAGGCGCACCAGTCCTCGATGCAGACAACGAGCATGAACAATACCTTCAACTCCATCAGTATGCCCGCACCGAGCGTGGCGACAGAGGGCGAGGGCCGctcggcgcagcagacgatTGAGAAGGACATCCCTGAGAGCACGACGGACGGCAACTTTGACCGTGATCAGGCGTAA
- a CDS encoding hypothetical protein (TriTrypDB/GeneDB-style sysID: LpmP.33.1470), whose amino-acid sequence MWTVSRSCLAAAVRSTVLCQKKQSAAGYMASAGKVGSEEKWAQAAMEYIHEKNHVNDARKRQQDVDQERSISGAYDRYSAVSEAKFDKRLSRLIARMSEALEEMQKLGLKEALEEAVLLNSEQPPGHYRRPSLTPPLVGYEPGFGLDVPQLRSQQAEYPPLRRPTDWLEFGEGGDDFPYVDTHKIEDLTAKHEARLEEQHGVLREAAPLTGVEGEGWEAYVALHRKALARQHLIIDLHNDPELRAKYDADEAFRAAEWEKRGIKPLHIEAPLERDVEFHYAQVPAYEAFRSL is encoded by the coding sequence ATGTGGACAGTGTCCCGGTCCTgtttggcggcggcggtgcgttCGACTGTGCTCTGCCAGAAGAAGCAGAGCGCCGCGGGGTACATGGCAAGTGCCGGCAAGGTGGGGAGCGAGGAAAAATGGGCGCAAGCTGCTATGGAGTACATTCACGAGAAAAATCACGTGAATGATGCGCGGAAGAGACAGCAGGACGTCGACCAGGAGCGCAGCATCTCTGGCGCCTACGACCGCTACTCCGCTGTATCGGAAGCAAAGTTTGACAAGCGCCTTTCGCGCCTCATAGCGCGCATGTCCGAAGCGCTTGAAGAGATGCAAAAGTTAGGCCTGAAGGaagcgctggaggaggcagtgctgctcaaTTCAGAGCAACCACCAGGCCACTACCGCCGCCCgtccctcacccctcccttaGTGGGGTACGAGCCAGGCTTTGGACTTGATGTACCACAGCTGCGCAGTCAGCAAGCCGAGTAcccgccactgcgccgccCGACAGACTGGCTGGAATTCGGCGAGGGAGGTGATGACTTCCCGTACGTCGACACCCACAAGATCGAGGATTTGACAGCAAAGCATGAGGCACGGCTGGAGGAACAGCACGGCGTGTTGCGGGAGGCTGCGCCGCTCACCGGTGTGGAGGGCGAGGGATGGGAGGCTTACgtcgcgctgcaccgcaagGCACTTGCTCGTCAACACCTCATCATAGACCTGCATAACGACCCTGAGCTGCGCGCTAAGTACGATGCCGATGAAGCCTTCCGTGCTGCGGAGTGGGAAAAGCGAGGCATTAAGCCCCTGCACATTGAGGCGCCACTGGAGCGTGACGTGGAGTTTCACTACGCGCAGGTACCTGCCTACGAGGCGTTTCGCTCGCTGTGA
- a CDS encoding hypothetical protein (TriTrypDB/GeneDB-style sysID: LpmP.33.1450) — protein sequence MSVIYVDEFAIRLPSEVHNTFNPLCAFGSCSSNSNNNRSSTSVMGLREVQSGHLLLPIDAEGSIVVTPGQRYTVVLVRETRRGAAASAAVPPVGAESSSAASNGHQSSTDGSTNRAKKSAAPVNSRQQPQPQQMSAQHQHQHQQPAKQPSLPCDAAATAPIAPPAMPPVQKDSLSKKERKAMLELSIAEQVHGDEAPRPPTVAESDQFSKKRKRQDDDAARAQQQQQQQRRQKLSPTTNARVGAADTDDAPLMEAYKSSQSHTSSRTSPVIKPPTSAEIGHHSNRGPLRSKAEVLGVPPQPMRRSLSSTDSYDDEEGAPSLAQLYSTQSAVSQYPAPEVAHTEEETRTSATSKRRHSPSEKKTKSISSDTAVSTAAPRASSQSQPATKTLHQKSVSPDRVPVTLPPSSRTSTVRRVPLDTSSDSD from the coding sequence ATGTCCGTCATTTACGTGGATGAGTTCGCCATCCGGTTGCCATCGGAGGTGCACAACACCTTCAACCCGCTGTGCGCTTTcgggagctgcagcagcaatagCAACAACAACCGTTCCTCCACATCTGTGATGGGTCTTCGAGAGGTACAGTCAGGTCACTTGCTTCTGCCCATTGATGCCGAGGGCTCAATCGTTGTCACTCCTGGACAACGGTACACTGTGGTTCTTGTTCGCGAGacccgccgcggcgctgcggcgtcagcagctgtgccaccCGTTGGTGCAGAATCCTCCTCGGCTGCAAGCAATGGTCATCAAAGCAGCACTGATGGCAGCACCAACAGAGCGAAAAAGTCTGCGGCTCCCGTGAATTCtcgacagcagccgcagccgcagcaaaTGTCTGCTCAGCATCAGcatcagcatcagcagcccGCCAAGCAGCCCAGCTTGCCatgtgacgccgctgcgacaGCACCCATAGCTCCACCAGCCATGCCGCCTGTCCAGAAAGACAGCTTGTCCAAGAAGGAGCGCAAAGCGATGCTCGAGTTGTCCATAGCGGAGCAGGTCCACGGGGACGAGGCTCCACGGCCTCCTACTGTAGCGGAATCAGATCAGTTCAGCAAGAAGCGGAAGCGCcaggacgacgacgcagcacgggcgcagcagcagcagcagcagcagcgccggcaaaAGTTGTCTCCCACTACGAATGCGAGAGTTGGGGCGGCGGACACTGATGATGCCCCGCTGATGGAGGCATACAAAAGCTCCCAGTCGCACACTTCCTCGCGCACCTCTCCGGTGATAAAGCCGCCAACGTCTGCCGAGATCGGCCACCACAGCAATCGTGGCCCACTCCGCAGCAAAGCAGAGGTATTAGGGGTGCCGCCTCAGCCAATGCGCCGCAGTCTTAGCAGCACCGACAGctacgacgacgaggaaggCGCACCGTCGCTGGCGCAGTTGTACAGTACCCAGTCCGCGGTGTCGCAGTACCCCGCTCCTGAGGTTGCGCATACAGAAGAGGAGACGCGCACAAGCGCCACTTCCAAGAGGCGCCACTCCCCCTCGGAGAAGAAGACCAAATCAATTTCTTCTGACACTGCAGTCTCGACAGCCGCGCCACGAGCCTCCTCCCAATCACAGCCAGCAACAAAGACATTGCACCAGAAGAGCGTCAGCCCAGACAGAGTCCccgtgacgctgccgccgtcgtcccGGACGAGCACCGTCCGTCGCGTCCCGCTAGACACCTCAAGCGACTCAGATTAG